From a single Coriobacteriaceae bacterium genomic region:
- the argH gene encoding argininosuccinate lyase, producing the protein MALWGGRFEAGVAEVTQEFGASLPVDKHLYKQDIAGSKAHAKMLAAQGIISAEDEQAIAKGLTGIEQDIDAGNFTFDINDEDIHMSIESELTRRIGEAGKRLHTGRSRNDQVATDTRLGVKALAKELMEANLELRHVLVDAAKKYDKVILPGYTHMQHAQPVLLSHHLLAYSWMFARDFTRLKAAFDAADNCPLGAAALAGTSYPLDRQMTAAELGFAGVIPNSLDAVSDRDFLLDLHYAGSVMAMHLARLSEEIVLWSSSEFGFITLSDSYSTGSSIMPQKKNPDFAELIRGKSGRVYGNLVQLLVTMKGLPLAYNKDLQEDKEGALDTAHTLMQCLSVMAGMISTWTVNEDAMARECGVGHLAATDVADYLAKRGLPFREAHAVVGHLVLMCEKRGCNLEDLPFEVFQEASPLFERDITEALDIPSIVAARTTEGGTAPAAVAVQLQRAEAQLVADEGVFGSLTKVVEMGHGAK; encoded by the coding sequence ATGGCTCTTTGGGGCGGTCGTTTTGAGGCGGGCGTGGCCGAGGTCACGCAGGAGTTTGGCGCGTCGCTGCCGGTCGACAAACATCTCTATAAGCAGGATATCGCCGGCTCTAAGGCGCATGCCAAGATGTTGGCCGCCCAGGGCATCATCAGTGCCGAGGACGAGCAGGCGATTGCCAAGGGCCTGACCGGAATCGAACAGGATATCGATGCCGGCAACTTTACCTTCGACATCAACGATGAGGACATTCATATGTCCATCGAGAGCGAGCTGACGCGTCGCATCGGCGAGGCTGGCAAGCGCTTGCATACTGGGCGTTCGCGCAACGACCAGGTGGCGACCGATACGCGCTTGGGCGTCAAGGCGCTGGCCAAGGAGCTCATGGAGGCCAATCTTGAGCTGCGCCATGTGCTGGTGGATGCGGCCAAGAAGTACGACAAGGTGATTCTGCCGGGCTACACGCACATGCAACATGCTCAGCCCGTGCTGCTGTCGCATCACCTGCTGGCGTATTCCTGGATGTTCGCGCGCGACTTTACGCGTTTGAAGGCCGCCTTTGATGCTGCCGACAACTGCCCGCTGGGTGCCGCTGCGCTTGCCGGTACGAGCTATCCGCTCGATCGCCAGATGACGGCTGCCGAACTTGGCTTTGCGGGCGTGATCCCCAACTCGCTCGATGCCGTTTCCGACCGTGATTTTCTGCTCGATCTGCATTACGCCGGATCCGTCATGGCGATGCACCTGGCGCGTCTTTCCGAGGAGATCGTACTGTGGTCGAGCTCCGAATTTGGCTTTATCACGCTTTCCGACTCGTACTCCACTGGCTCGTCCATCATGCCGCAGAAGAAGAACCCCGACTTTGCCGAGCTTATCCGCGGCAAGAGCGGTCGCGTGTACGGCAACCTGGTGCAGCTGCTGGTAACCATGAAGGGCCTGCCGCTTGCTTATAACAAGGACTTGCAGGAGGACAAGGAGGGCGCGCTCGATACCGCCCATACGCTCATGCAGTGCCTGTCCGTTATGGCCGGAATGATTTCGACTTGGACCGTCAACGAGGATGCCATGGCGCGCGAGTGCGGCGTGGGGCACCTTGCCGCCACCGATGTTGCCGATTACCTGGCCAAGCGTGGCCTGCCGTTCCGCGAGGCACATGCCGTGGTGGGCCATCTGGTCCTGATGTGCGAGAAGCGCGGCTGCAATCTTGAGGACCTGCCGTTTGAGGTGTTCCAGGAGGCAAGCCCGCTCTTTGAGCGCGACATTACCGAGGCGCTCGATATCCCGTCGATTGTCGCCGCGCGCACGACCGAGGGCGGCACCGCTCCTGCCGCCGTTGCCGTGCAGTTGCAGCGTGCCGAGGCACAGCTCGTGGCTGACGAGGGCGTGTTTGGATCGCTGACCAAGGTCGTCGAGATGGGTCACGGGGCAAAGTAG
- a CDS encoding argininosuccinate synthase → MSKEKVVLAYSGGLDTSVCVKWLQDEKNLDVVCVCGNVGQEETGLDAKKQKALDLGVLDCQVLDLRDEFSDEFLTKAIAANSMYENKYPLLSALSRPLLAKKLVEVAHEFGATYVAHGCTGKGNDQVRFEAAVKALDPELKVIAPVREWDLKCRPDEVAYAHAHNVPVPEGANDNPYSIDDNLWGRAIECGHLEDPWNEPLDDAWVMTKNPEDTPDTPTYTEIEFEAGKPVAVDGKKMKLSEIVIALNKISGDNGFGRLDLVEDRLVGLKSRECYEVPGALTLITAHKALEDICVEGDLLKTKIKLEQDWATAVYNGQWYSPLKNALDAFMADTQKFVTGTVRLKFFKGNCHVVGRKSPFSLYDYGLATYDRDTTFDEKASAGFIEIDTLSLKTWAKVQGPSSAAAQA, encoded by the coding sequence ATGAGCAAGGAAAAAGTCGTTCTCGCATATTCCGGTGGTCTTGATACATCCGTATGTGTCAAGTGGCTCCAGGACGAGAAGAATCTCGATGTCGTTTGCGTCTGCGGCAACGTGGGCCAGGAAGAGACCGGACTGGATGCCAAGAAGCAGAAGGCGCTCGACCTGGGCGTTCTCGATTGCCAGGTGCTCGACCTGCGCGACGAGTTCTCCGATGAGTTCCTGACCAAAGCCATCGCCGCAAACTCCATGTACGAGAATAAGTATCCGCTGCTCTCCGCCCTGTCTCGCCCGCTGCTTGCCAAGAAGCTTGTTGAGGTCGCCCACGAGTTTGGCGCGACCTACGTCGCCCACGGCTGCACTGGCAAAGGTAACGATCAGGTCCGTTTTGAGGCCGCCGTCAAGGCCCTCGACCCCGAGCTCAAGGTTATCGCCCCGGTTCGCGAGTGGGACCTGAAGTGCCGTCCCGACGAGGTCGCCTATGCCCACGCCCACAACGTGCCGGTTCCCGAGGGTGCCAACGACAACCCCTACTCCATCGACGACAACCTGTGGGGTCGCGCCATCGAGTGCGGTCACCTGGAGGACCCTTGGAATGAGCCGCTCGATGACGCTTGGGTTATGACCAAGAACCCCGAGGACACGCCTGACACCCCGACCTATACCGAGATCGAGTTTGAGGCCGGCAAGCCTGTCGCCGTCGACGGCAAGAAGATGAAGCTCTCCGAGATCGTCATCGCCCTCAACAAGATTTCGGGCGACAACGGCTTTGGCCGTCTTGACCTGGTCGAGGATCGTCTGGTGGGCCTCAAGAGCCGCGAGTGCTATGAGGTTCCCGGCGCCCTGACGCTCATCACCGCCCACAAGGCGCTCGAGGACATCTGCGTCGAGGGCGACCTGCTCAAGACCAAGATCAAGCTCGAGCAGGATTGGGCCACCGCCGTGTACAACGGCCAGTGGTACAGCCCGCTCAAGAACGCGCTCGACGCCTTTATGGCCGATACCCAGAAGTTCGTGACCGGCACTGTCCGTCTGAAGTTCTTTAAGGGCAACTGCCATGTCGTCGGCCGCAAGAGTCCCTTCAGCCTCTACGACTACGGCCTGGCTACCTACGACCGCGACACCACGTTTGACGAGAAGGCCAGCGCCGGCTTTATCGAGATCGATACGCTGTCGCTCAAGACGTGGGCAAAGGTCCAGGGCCCCAGCTCTGCTGCTGCCCAGGCCTAG
- a CDS encoding Cof-type HAD-IIB family hydrolase — MQTYESDANIGNIKILAVDMDKTLLTDERVLPQGLDERLDKLADAGIVFCPASGRPAPKLEEMFEGIKNRLAFCPDNGACVIYRGSYIYKSNIDVELYQQVLNRASEDPRAVPVLCCFDEFYVLARDHQYHDEISVYYNTINYVDSFEGIDFESNKISVFFPGYDAEPAFRETYSPEFSDKLYVTNAGREWIDFMNLGVDKGAGVAHLCEHLGIDIADAAAVGDTYNDIPMLERVGHSFIVDNAEEHMNAHAKWRIPSNNDGGVLTLIDAILAAR, encoded by the coding sequence ATGCAAACTTACGAATCGGACGCCAACATCGGCAACATTAAGATTCTCGCCGTCGATATGGACAAGACGCTGCTGACCGACGAGCGTGTGCTGCCCCAGGGTCTTGATGAGCGCCTGGACAAGCTCGCCGACGCCGGCATCGTATTCTGCCCCGCCAGCGGACGTCCCGCCCCCAAGCTCGAGGAGATGTTCGAGGGCATCAAGAACCGCCTCGCCTTTTGTCCCGACAACGGAGCGTGCGTGATCTATCGCGGCAGCTATATCTATAAAAGCAATATTGACGTGGAGCTGTATCAGCAGGTCTTGAACCGTGCCTCGGAGGATCCTCGCGCTGTCCCCGTCCTGTGCTGCTTCGACGAGTTCTACGTGCTTGCCCGCGACCATCAATACCACGACGAGATCAGCGTCTACTACAACACAATCAACTACGTAGACAGCTTTGAGGGCATTGATTTCGAGTCCAACAAGATTTCGGTCTTCTTCCCCGGCTACGACGCCGAGCCCGCTTTCCGCGAGACCTATAGCCCCGAGTTCTCGGACAAACTCTACGTCACCAACGCTGGGCGCGAGTGGATCGACTTTATGAACCTGGGCGTCGACAAGGGCGCCGGCGTCGCTCACCTGTGCGAGCACCTGGGCATCGATATTGCCGATGCTGCCGCCGTGGGCGACACCTACAACGACATCCCCATGCTGGAGCGCGTCGGTCACAGCTTTATCGTGGACAATGCCGAGGAGCACATGAACGCGCATGCCAAATGGCGCATTCCGAGCAACAACGACGGGGGCGTACTGACGCTCATCGACGCCATCTTGGCGGCTCGTTAA
- the polA gene encoding DNA polymerase I, with translation MSDKRRTFAVIDGNSLMHRAFHAVPPTMNAPDGRPTNAIFGFLNMFLKMIDAFNPDSVVVAFDKGKPRVRMEMLPQYKAQRPPMDPDLHAQFPMIKELLTALNVPILQSEGWEGDDILGTMARLGEEAGCDMLLVTGDRDMYQLVTEHVNVVSTRKGLSDVAIMTPESVDDLYHGITPALVPDFYGLKGDTSDNIPGVPGIGPKKASALIAQYGSLDEVIAHADEVKGKMGENLRAHIDDALLSRKVATIRTDAPVELDFEATSFPAFSADEVSAALGTLGITAMQNRFLALIGGEGGVAAASSVFEIPAMVRAAAGDTDALGAVASEVARAIDAGEWVAAVVDDDKEEGALFGLTRTLWLATSQGLFALEEGDGGAAVEVEGFNVAHGVIAGVLARLFMEGRVASPDTKALLHELSPIDSSEPELMDPLAADSTRIFDTVVAAYLLDSDRSEFDEAYLADTYLQMALPAARGAEGAGEDAPAPAARTAALTLALVAPLRECMARENAANVFDGIEMPLVPVLAKMERAGMLVDPDRLHSLSEGLATQITEVERSIRDLAGDETFNIGSPMQLSHVLFDVMGLPTKGLKKTKRGYYSTNAKVLSDLARDHEIVRLILDWREKSKIKSTYLDTLGPLRRGDGRVHTTYNQTITATGRLSSSDPNLQNIPTRSELGRTVKTAFSAGEGSVFLAVDYSQIELRLLAHLSGDEHLVRAFNEGEDFHAETAARVFGVPVSEVTPDLRSRAKAVNFGIVYGQQAYGLSQSLHISMAEARDMIDRYYEAYPGVRTFLDNVVARAKQTGYAETMYGRRRHIPELKAKNPQLRGFGERTAMNHPMQGTAADIIKIAMARVSRRLEEEGFAAHMILQVHDELDFECPIDEVERLTTMVRDVMEHVVDLRVPLIAEASTGITWADAK, from the coding sequence ATGTCTGACAAGCGCCGCACCTTTGCCGTTATCGACGGCAACTCGCTCATGCACCGTGCCTTCCACGCCGTGCCGCCGACCATGAACGCGCCGGACGGTCGCCCCACCAACGCAATCTTTGGCTTTCTGAACATGTTTCTCAAGATGATCGATGCCTTTAACCCCGACAGCGTGGTTGTGGCGTTTGATAAGGGCAAGCCGCGCGTGCGCATGGAGATGCTACCGCAGTATAAGGCGCAGCGCCCGCCCATGGACCCCGATCTGCACGCGCAGTTTCCGATGATCAAGGAGCTGCTCACCGCGCTCAACGTGCCGATTCTGCAGTCCGAGGGCTGGGAAGGTGACGATATCCTGGGAACCATGGCTCGCCTGGGCGAGGAGGCCGGCTGCGACATGCTGCTGGTGACCGGCGACCGCGACATGTATCAACTTGTGACTGAGCACGTCAACGTGGTCTCGACTCGTAAGGGCCTATCCGACGTGGCGATCATGACGCCCGAGAGCGTGGACGACCTGTATCACGGCATTACGCCGGCCCTCGTACCCGATTTTTACGGTCTGAAGGGCGATACGTCGGACAACATTCCTGGCGTACCGGGCATCGGCCCCAAAAAGGCGAGTGCGCTCATCGCGCAGTACGGTAGCCTGGACGAAGTCATCGCGCATGCCGATGAGGTCAAGGGCAAGATGGGCGAGAACCTGCGTGCGCACATCGACGACGCACTGCTGAGCCGCAAGGTTGCGACCATTCGCACCGATGCGCCCGTCGAGCTCGACTTTGAGGCGACGTCCTTCCCGGCGTTTTCTGCCGACGAGGTCTCAGCGGCGCTCGGCACGCTCGGCATTACGGCCATGCAGAACCGTTTCTTGGCGCTGATTGGCGGCGAGGGCGGGGTTGCTGCTGCCTCCAGTGTGTTTGAGATACCTGCGATGGTTCGCGCAGCCGCCGGCGATACTGACGCGCTTGGTGCCGTGGCGTCCGAGGTCGCCCGCGCGATTGATGCGGGCGAGTGGGTTGCCGCCGTGGTGGACGATGACAAGGAGGAGGGTGCGCTCTTTGGTTTGACGCGCACGCTGTGGCTGGCGACATCCCAGGGGCTATTTGCGCTCGAGGAGGGCGACGGCGGCGCGGCGGTCGAGGTTGAGGGTTTCAACGTTGCCCACGGCGTGATCGCTGGCGTACTCGCGCGCCTGTTTATGGAGGGCCGCGTGGCGAGCCCGGATACGAAGGCGCTGCTGCATGAGCTTTCGCCCATCGATTCTTCTGAGCCCGAGCTCATGGATCCGCTCGCTGCCGATTCCACGCGTATCTTCGATACCGTGGTCGCTGCCTATCTGCTGGATTCCGATCGCTCCGAGTTCGATGAGGCATATCTTGCCGATACGTATCTGCAGATGGCGCTGCCTGCGGCGCGCGGCGCAGAGGGTGCCGGTGAGGACGCTCCGGCGCCTGCCGCCCGTACTGCGGCTCTGACGCTGGCGCTCGTGGCACCGTTGCGCGAGTGCATGGCCCGTGAGAATGCCGCCAACGTGTTCGATGGCATCGAGATGCCGCTCGTTCCGGTACTTGCCAAGATGGAGCGCGCGGGCATGCTCGTGGACCCCGACCGTCTGCACAGTCTGTCCGAGGGTCTGGCGACCCAGATTACCGAGGTTGAGCGCAGTATTCGCGACCTGGCGGGTGACGAGACCTTTAATATTGGCAGCCCCATGCAGCTGTCGCACGTGCTCTTTGATGTGATGGGGCTTCCGACCAAGGGCCTCAAGAAGACTAAGCGCGGCTATTATTCGACCAACGCCAAGGTGCTGAGCGACCTTGCGCGTGACCACGAAATCGTGCGTCTGATCTTGGACTGGCGTGAGAAGTCTAAGATCAAGTCCACCTATCTGGACACGCTGGGCCCGCTACGCCGTGGTGACGGTCGCGTACACACTACGTACAACCAGACCATCACGGCAACGGGGCGTCTGTCCTCGAGCGACCCGAACCTGCAGAACATCCCGACGCGCTCGGAGCTGGGTCGTACCGTCAAGACGGCGTTTTCGGCAGGCGAGGGAAGCGTCTTTTTGGCGGTGGACTACTCGCAGATCGAGCTGCGTCTGCTGGCGCATCTCTCAGGTGACGAGCACTTGGTGCGCGCCTTTAACGAGGGCGAGGACTTCCATGCCGAGACGGCGGCGCGCGTGTTCGGTGTGCCGGTGTCCGAGGTAACGCCCGACCTGCGCAGTCGCGCCAAGGCCGTGAACTTTGGCATCGTGTATGGCCAGCAGGCCTACGGCCTGTCGCAGTCGCTGCATATCTCGATGGCCGAGGCACGCGACATGATCGACCGCTACTACGAGGCCTACCCGGGCGTGCGCACGTTCCTCGACAACGTGGTGGCACGCGCCAAGCAGACGGGCTACGCCGAGACCATGTACGGCCGCCGTCGTCATATTCCGGAGCTCAAGGCCAAAAACCCGCAACTCCGCGGCTTTGGCGAGCGCACGGCCATGAACCATCCCATGCAGGGAACCGCCGCCGACATCATCAAGATCGCGATGGCCCGCGTAAGCCGCCGCCTGGAAGAGGAAGGCTTTGCCGCCCACATGATCCTGCAAGTGCACGACGAACTGGACTTTGAGTGCCCCATCGACGAAGTCGAGCGCCTAACCACCATGGTCCGCGACGTCATGGAGCACGTAGTAGACCTCCGCGTCCCCCTAATCGCCGAAGCCAGCACCGGCATAACCTGGGCCGACGCGAAATAG